In Rattus norvegicus strain BN/NHsdMcwi chromosome 1, GRCr8, whole genome shotgun sequence, a genomic segment contains:
- the Or6f2 gene encoding olfactory receptor 287, with translation MAWSTGQNLSTPGPFILLGFPGPRSMRIGLFLLFLVMYLLTVVGNLAIISLVGAHRCLQTPMYFFLCNLSFLEIWFTTACVPKTLATFAPRGGVISLAGCATQMYFVFSLGCTEYFLLAVMAYDRYLAICLPLRYGGIMTPGLAMRLALGSWLCGFSAITVPATLIARLSFCGSRVINHFFCDISPWIVLSCTDTQVVELVSFGIAFCVILGSCGITLVSYAYIITTIIKIPSARGRHRAFSTCSSHLTVVLIWYGSTIFLHVRTSVESSLDLTKAITVLNTIVTPVLNPFIYTLRNKDVKEALRRTVKGK, from the coding sequence ATGGCTTGGAGTACTGGCCAGAACCTGTCCACACCAGGACCATTCATCTTGCTGGGCTTCCCAGGGCCAAGGAGCATGCGCATTGGGCTCTTCCTGCTTTTCCTGGTCATGTATCTGCTTACGGTAGTTGGAAACCTAGCCATCATCTCCCTGGTAGGTGCCCACAGATGCCTACAGacacccatgtacttcttcctctgcAACCTCTCCTTCCTGGAGATCTGGTTCACCACAGCCTGCGTACCCAAGACCCTGGCCACATTTGCGCCTCGGGGTGGAGTCATTTCCTTGGCTGGCTGTGCCACACAGATgtactttgtcttttctttgggcTGTACCGAGTACTTCCTGCTGGCTGTGATGGCTTATGACCGCTACCTGGCCATCTGCCTGCCACTGCGCTATGGTGGCATCATGACTCCTGGGCTGGCGATGCGGTTGGCCCTGGGATCCTGGCTGTGTGGGTTTTCTGCAATCACAGTTCCTGCTACCCTCATTGCCCGCCTCTCTTTCTGTGGCTCACGTGTCATCAaccacttcttctgtgacattTCGCCCTGGATAGTGCTTTCCTGCACCGACACGCAGGTGGTGGAACTGGTGTCCTTTGGCATTGCCTTCTGTGTTATTCTGGGCTCGTGTGGTATCACACTAGTCTCCTATGCTTAcatcatcactaccatcatcaAGATTCCCTCTGCCCGGGGCCGGCACCGCGCCTTCTCAACCTGCTCATCCCATCTCACTGTGGTGCTGATTTGGTATGGCTCCACCATCTTCTTGCATGTGAGGACCTCGGTAGAGAGCTCCTTGGACCTCACCAAAGCTATCACAGTGCTCAACACCATTGTCACACCTGTGCTGAACCCTTTCATATATACTCTG
- the Or6ae1 gene encoding olfactory receptor Olr286, with translation MSNRSNNTLVTEFILLGFPELRHLQGLLFGLFLIIYVVTVLENLVIVGTISASRQLHIPMYFFLANLSVLETLYTTVTVPKLLAGLLAGAKAISFSGCLTQLFLFLSLGSSECFLLSTMACDRYLAICRPLHYPAIMDSKLCLHLALSAWLGGFLASFVSTALISRLSFCGSNALNHFFCDVSPLLQLSCTDTTAIEMLDFVAALAVLATSLIVTSVSYVHIVATVLRIPGGAGRRRAFSTCASHLVVVLIFYTTTTFMYARPHAISSFDLNKLVSVIYSVVTPLLNPIIYCLRNRDIREALTKLLQSLRFP, from the coding sequence ATGAGCAACCGCAGCAACAACACTTTGGTGACGGAGTTCATTCTTCTGGGTTTCCCAGAGCTGCGCCACCTACAAGGGCTGTTATTTGGGTTATTCCTAATCATCTACGTGGTGACTGTCCTAGAGAACTTGGTCATCGTGGGCACCATAAGTGCTAGCCGGCAGCTACACATacccatgtactttttcctgGCCAATCTGTCTGTGCTAGAGACCCTCTACACCACAGTCACAGTGCCCAAGCTGCTTGCTGGTCTCCTAGCAGGGGCAAAAGCCATCTCCTTCTCAGGGTGCCTCACCcagctcttcctctttctttcactGGGCTCCTCTGAGTGTTTCTTACTGTCCACCATGGCCTGTGACCGGTACCTGGCCATCTGCCGCCCACTGCACTACCCAGCCATCATGGATTCAAAGCTGTGCCTGCATCTAGCTCTTAGTGCCTGGCTCGGGGGCTTCTTGGCCTCCTTTGTGTCCACAGCTCTCATCTCCCGCCTCAGTTTCTGTGGCTCCAATGCCCTCAACCACTTCTTCTGTGACGTCTCACCGCTGTTGCAACTCTCCTGCACAGACACCACTGCCATTGAAATGCTGGACTTTGTGGCAGCTCTAGCAGTACTTGCAACCTCTCTGATAGTGACCTCAGTCTCCTATGTCCACATCGTGGCCACTGTCCTGAGGATCCCAGGAGGGGCAGGCCGCAGGAGGGCCTTCTCTACCTGTGCCTCTCACTTGGTGGTGGTCTTAATCTTCTACACCACCACCACTTTCATGTATGCCCGGCCTCATGCCATAAGCTCCTTCGACCTCAACAAGCTGGTATCTGTGATTTACTCGGTAGTGACCCCCCTGCTGAACCCCATAATCTACTGCCTGAGGAACCGTGACATCAGAGAGGCACTTACCAAACTCCTGCAGTCCCTCAGGTTCCCCTGA